The Capsicum annuum cultivar UCD-10X-F1 unplaced genomic scaffold, UCD10Xv1.1 ctg8724, whole genome shotgun sequence genome includes the window AACATGCGAACAGGCTATCATATGTGAGGACGAGGCATccaaagttgaaaataaaaacgATTCCGTtgcagtgagatcttaatattgCCTTCTTACCTGAAGCTCGAGATCTTTCAACTTGTCTTTGGCACAAGAAAGAATGTCCAGCGCATTTTGCACTTCACATTTGAGAATGTCGTTACCTCTAACTGCTGCGGCTAGATCAGACTGAAGTTTCTCTATGTCCGGCGCATTTTGCACTTCACATTTAAACTCTGATTGTTTAGTTTcctaaaacaaaaacaaaacaaagagaGGGCAAAATTAATCAACAAGAGTGAGCATGACAGGCAACTAGCAAAATAACAGCATCAACTTACATCTGGTTTTGGTTTCAGATTCTGATTGTTTTGCTGGTGATGTGCATCACCCCTGCTAGATGGCTGAGCATCTGAA containing:
- the LOC124895696 gene encoding uncharacterized protein LOC124895696 codes for the protein MSNDTRHQPEMRARRSRSVCLPTVSAVVTEKSYVVNSDAQPSSRGDAHHQQNNQNLKPKPDETKQSEFKCEVQNAPDIEKLQSDLAAAVRGNDILKCEVQNALDILSCAKDKLKDLELQVRRQY